The following proteins come from a genomic window of Paeniglutamicibacter kerguelensis:
- a CDS encoding CsbD family protein, with product MGAGDKIGNKAKEATGKVKEKVGDATDNESLQAEGLKDQAVAKAKQAGEHLKDAAKDVTGK from the coding sequence ATGGGCGCCGGAGACAAGATCGGCAACAAGGCCAAGGAAGCCACGGGCAAGGTGAAGGAGAAGGTCGGGGACGCCACCGACAACGAGAGCCTGCAGGCCGAGGGGCTCAAGGACCAGGCCGTGGCGAAGGCCAAGCAGGCCGGCGAGCACCTCAAGGACGCGGCCAAGGACGTGACAGGCAAGTAG
- a CDS encoding carboxylate-amine ligase, whose translation MRTFGMEEEFFIVSPLTGLPCAPPAAARAALLALTVGGTTTVGEFLACQVESNSPICTDRAEALDTVRSYRAALSRAATDLGFQVVALGTPPRIPNAPAVVTPTDRYRAITSLCEGIATEHYVSGLHVHVCIEDPESGIIALNELRRWLPVLTACGSNSPYWRGNDSGFASWRNIHYRRWSVQGIPPHFAGLQDYERRMQYMLDSDVVLDPGHISWGARLSTHYPTVEVRVADTQMNASNTVLLALIARALVDTSINGAPPGLPPLAEALDLAQWQAAKFGLHGNHLDPLDGTRTSAAGMLRSLMGYIQHALKQNGDSDYVAAGLARLLEHGTGAGIQRDRFHRGGFNAVLDEAAAAIAN comes from the coding sequence ATGCGTACGTTTGGCATGGAGGAAGAGTTTTTCATCGTCAGCCCGCTCACCGGGTTGCCCTGTGCACCTCCGGCAGCGGCGCGGGCCGCGCTGCTGGCACTCACGGTGGGCGGAACCACCACCGTCGGTGAATTCCTCGCGTGCCAGGTGGAAAGCAACAGCCCGATCTGCACGGACCGAGCCGAGGCCCTCGACACGGTGCGCAGCTACCGGGCGGCCTTGTCGCGGGCGGCGACCGACCTGGGCTTCCAGGTGGTTGCGCTGGGCACCCCCCCGCGCATCCCCAACGCCCCGGCCGTCGTGACGCCGACCGACCGGTACCGGGCCATCACGTCCCTGTGCGAAGGGATCGCCACCGAGCACTACGTCTCCGGCCTGCACGTGCACGTATGCATCGAGGACCCGGAATCCGGCATCATCGCGCTGAACGAACTGCGCCGCTGGCTCCCGGTCCTGACCGCCTGCGGCTCCAACTCGCCCTACTGGCGCGGAAACGACAGCGGCTTCGCGTCCTGGCGGAACATCCACTACCGCAGGTGGTCGGTCCAGGGAATCCCGCCCCACTTCGCCGGCCTGCAGGACTACGAACGCCGGATGCAGTACATGCTCGACTCCGACGTCGTGCTGGATCCCGGGCACATCAGCTGGGGTGCGCGGCTTTCCACGCACTACCCCACCGTGGAGGTGCGGGTGGCCGACACCCAGATGAACGCCTCCAACACCGTCCTGCTGGCGCTGATCGCCAGGGCGCTGGTGGACACGAGCATCAACGGTGCACCGCCCGGCCTTCCGCCCTTGGCCGAGGCCCTGGACCTGGCCCAGTGGCAGGCGGCCAAGTTCGGCCTGCACGGCAACCACCTCGATCCCCTCGACGGGACAAGGACCTCCGCCGCCGGGATGCTGCGCAGCCTGATGGGCTACATCCAGCACGCCCTGAAGCAGAACGGGGACTCCGACTACGTCGCCGCGGGCCTGGCACGGCTGCTGGAGCATGGAACCGGCGCCGGCATCCAGCGGGACCGTTTCCACCGGGGAGGATTCAACGCCGTGCTGGACGAAGCAGCCGCTGCCATCGCAAACTAG
- a CDS encoding TOBE domain-containing protein yields MPKIRVSEAARFLGVSDDTIRRWTENGTLEPHKDSSGRLAVDGLELAHLARKQAQHPDDPAQVVSSARNRFVGLVTGITADTVMAQVELQCGPFRVVSLMSSEAVRELNLELGSIATAVVKATTVIIETPQGKGII; encoded by the coding sequence ATGCCAAAAATTCGAGTTTCCGAAGCAGCACGCTTCCTGGGCGTCAGTGACGACACCATCCGCCGGTGGACGGAGAACGGAACCCTTGAACCCCACAAGGACAGCTCCGGCCGGCTTGCCGTCGACGGCTTGGAACTGGCGCACCTTGCACGCAAGCAAGCCCAGCACCCGGACGACCCGGCGCAGGTGGTCTCATCGGCCCGCAACCGCTTTGTCGGCCTGGTCACCGGCATCACCGCCGACACCGTCATGGCACAGGTCGAGCTTCAATGCGGTCCGTTCCGGGTCGTTTCGCTGATGAGCAGCGAGGCCGTACGGGAGCTGAATCTTGAACTCGGCTCCATCGCCACGGCCGTCGTGAAGGCAACCACTGTCATCATCGAAACCCCTCAGGGAAAGGGCATCATATGA
- the modA gene encoding molybdate ABC transporter substrate-binding protein, which translates to MRNLRKNIAAVFVAGAFAAGLAGCSTTTTESPSPSGSGASASTGLSGSITVFAAASLKSTFTELASDFESKNPGTKVTLSFAGSSDLVTQITQGAPADVFASADTKNMTKLADAKLVDGTPVDFATNVLEIAVPPSNPASIASFADLAKPGVKVVICAPQVPCGAATKTVEEASGTTLKPVSEEASVTDVLGKVTSGEADAGLVYVTDVKGAGDKVKGIPFQESAKAVNTYPIATVETSKNKELAAAFIDTVTGSEGKKVLTDAGFGTP; encoded by the coding sequence ATGAGAAATCTTCGCAAGAACATCGCGGCCGTCTTCGTTGCCGGCGCCTTTGCTGCCGGCCTCGCCGGCTGCTCGACGACCACCACGGAAAGCCCCTCGCCCAGCGGTTCGGGAGCAAGTGCGTCCACCGGTTTGTCCGGATCGATCACCGTGTTCGCCGCAGCCTCACTGAAGTCGACGTTTACCGAGTTGGCCAGCGACTTCGAATCCAAGAACCCCGGCACCAAGGTCACCTTGAGCTTCGCAGGATCCTCTGACCTGGTCACCCAAATCACCCAGGGCGCCCCGGCCGATGTCTTTGCCTCGGCAGACACGAAGAACATGACCAAACTCGCCGACGCGAAACTGGTCGACGGCACCCCAGTCGACTTCGCAACGAACGTCCTTGAGATCGCCGTTCCTCCTTCCAACCCCGCCTCGATCGCATCCTTCGCCGATCTGGCCAAGCCGGGCGTCAAGGTCGTCATCTGCGCCCCGCAGGTTCCCTGTGGTGCAGCGACGAAAACCGTCGAGGAAGCCTCCGGCACGACGTTGAAGCCGGTCAGTGAAGAAGCGTCCGTCACCGACGTGTTGGGGAAGGTGACTTCCGGCGAGGCCGATGCCGGTCTGGTCTACGTCACCGACGTCAAGGGCGCGGGCGACAAGGTCAAGGGAATCCCGTTCCAGGAATCGGCCAAGGCCGTGAACACCTACCCGATCGCCACCGTTGAGACCAGCAAGAACAAAGAACTCGCCGCGGCATTCATCGACACGGTGACGGGCAGCGAAGGAAAGAAGGTCCTGACCGATGCCGGATTCGGCACTCCGTAA
- a CDS encoding ABC transporter permease has protein sequence MPDSALRKGLVHRRGGTGYTAVPPWVYAIATAGALFVMLPLVAMVAKVNWSQFIPLITSESSMTALGLSLRTSTVSTALCIVLGVPLALVLARGNFPGQRLLRAFILLPLVLPPVVGGIALLYTFGRQGLLGKSLELAGIQIAFSTTAVIMAQTFVALPFLVVSLEGALRTAGSQYEAVAATLGARPTTVLRRVTLPLVLPGLASGAVLSFARSLGEFGATLTFAGSLQGVTRTLPLEIYLQRETDADAAVALSLVLVAVAAAVVGLVYGSPRRNVASMQVAQ, from the coding sequence ATGCCGGATTCGGCACTCCGTAAGGGCCTCGTCCACCGACGCGGCGGCACCGGATACACCGCGGTGCCGCCATGGGTTTATGCCATTGCGACGGCGGGGGCCTTGTTTGTCATGCTCCCGCTCGTCGCGATGGTGGCCAAGGTCAATTGGTCCCAGTTCATCCCGCTGATCACCTCGGAGTCATCCATGACGGCCCTCGGGCTGAGCTTGCGCACCTCGACGGTCAGCACCGCCCTGTGCATCGTCCTCGGTGTTCCGCTGGCGCTGGTGCTGGCCCGCGGGAATTTCCCGGGCCAGCGGCTGTTGCGTGCCTTCATCCTGCTGCCGCTGGTCCTTCCGCCCGTGGTCGGCGGCATCGCGTTGCTCTACACCTTCGGCCGCCAGGGGCTGCTCGGCAAGAGCCTTGAACTGGCCGGCATCCAGATCGCATTTTCCACCACGGCCGTCATCATGGCCCAGACCTTCGTCGCGCTTCCCTTTCTTGTAGTGAGTCTGGAAGGCGCCCTGCGCACCGCGGGCAGCCAATACGAGGCCGTTGCCGCAACCTTGGGCGCACGCCCCACGACGGTCCTGCGCAGGGTGACGCTCCCGCTTGTCCTCCCCGGCCTTGCCTCCGGAGCCGTGCTCTCCTTCGCCCGCAGCCTGGGTGAATTCGGGGCGACGCTGACCTTCGCAGGCAGCCTGCAGGGTGTCACCCGGACCCTGCCGCTGGAAATCTACCTCCAGCGCGAGACCGATGCCGATGCCGCAGTTGCGCTGTCCCTGGTCCTGGTTGCGGTGGCGGCCGCGGTCGTAGGCCTTGTCTACGGCAGCCCGCGAAGGAACGTGGCATCAATGCAGGTGGCGCAGTGA